Proteins co-encoded in one Homo sapiens chromosome 6 genomic scaffold, GRCh38.p14 alternate locus group ALT_REF_LOCI_3 HSCHR6_MHC_DBB_CTG1 genomic window:
- the BTNL2 gene encoding butyrophilin-like protein 2 isoform X1, translating into MVDFPGYNLSGAVASFLFILLTMKQSEDFRVIGPAHPILAGVGEDALLTCQLLPKRTTMHVEVRWYRSEPSTPVFVHRDGVEVTEMQMEEYRGWVEWIENGIAKGNVALKIHNIQPSDNGQYWCHFQDGNYCGETSLLLKVAGLGSAPSIHMEGPGESGVQLVCTARGWFPEPQVYWEDIRGEKLLAVSEHRIQDKDGLFYAEATLVVRNASAESVSCLVHNPVLTEEKGSVISLPEKLQTELASLKVNGPSQPILVRVGEDIQLTCYLSPKANAQSMEVRWDRSHRYPAVHVYMDGDHVAGEQMAEYRGRTVLVSDAIDEGRLTLQILSARPSDDGQYRCLFEKDDVYQEASLDLKVVSLGSSPLITVEGQEDGEMQPMCSSDGWFPQPHVPWRDMEGKTIPSSSQALTQGSHGLFHVQTLLRVTNISAVDVTCSISIPFLGEEKIATFSLSESRMTFLWKTLLVWGLLLAVAVGLPRKRS; encoded by the exons ATGGTGGATTTTCCAGGCTACAATCTGTCTGGTGCAGTCGCCTCCTTCCTATTCATCCTGCTGACAATGAAGCAGTCAG AAGACTTTAGAGTCATTGGCCCTGCTCATCCTATCCTGGCCGGGGTTGGGGAAGATGCCCTGTTAACCTGCCAGCTACTCCCCAAGAGGACCACAATGCACGTGGAGGTGAGGTGGTACCGCTCAGAGCCCAGCACACCTGTGTTTGTGCACAGGGATGGAGTGGAGGTGACTGAGATGCAGATGGAGGAGTACAGAGGCTGGGTAGAGTGGATAGAGAATGGCATTGCAAAGGGAAATGTGGCACTGAAGATACACAACATCCAGCCCTCCGACAATGGACAATACTGGTGCCATTTCCAGGATGGGAACTACTGTGGAGAAACAAGCTTGCTGCTCAAAGTAGCAG GTCTGGGGTCTGCCCCTAGCATCCACATGGAGGGACCTGGGGAGAGTGGAGTCCAGCTTGTGTGCACTGCAAGGGGCTGGTTCCCAGAGCCCCAGGTGTATTGGGAAGACATCCGGGGAGAGAAGCTGCTGGCCGTGTCTGAGCATCGCATCCAAGATAAAGATGGCCTGTTCTATGCGGAAGCCACCCTGGTGGTCAGGAACGCCTCTGCAGAGTCTGTGTCCTGCTTGGTCCACAACCCCGTCCTCACTGAGGAGAAGGGGTCGGTCATCAGCCTCCCAG AGAAACTCCAGACTGAGCTGG CTTCTTTAAAAGTGAATGGACCTTCCCAGCCCATCCTCGTCAGAGTGGGAGAAGATATACAGCTAACCTGTTACCTGTCCCCCAAGGCGAATGCACAGAGCATGGAGGTGAGGTGGGACCGATCCCACCGTTACCCTGCTGTGCATGTGTATATGGATGGGGACCATGTGGCTGGAGAGCAGATGGCAGAGTACAGAGGGAGGACTGTACTGGTGAGTGACGCCATTGACGAGGGCAGACTGACCCTGCAGATACTCAGTGCCAGACCTTCGGACGACGGGCAGTACCGCTGCCTTTTTGAAAAAGATGATGTCTACCAGGAGGCCAGTTTGGATCTGAAGGTGGTAA GTCTGGGTTCTTCCCCACTGATCACTGTGGAGGGGCAAGAAGATGGAGAAATGCAGCCGATGTGCTCTTCAGATGGGTGGTTCCCACAGCCCCACGTGCCATGGAGGGACATGGAAGGAAAGACGATACCATCATCTTCCCAGGCCCTGACTCAAGGCAGCCACGGGCTGTTCCACGTGCAGACATTGCTAAGGGTCACAAACATCTCCGCTGTGGACGTCACTTGTTCCATCAGCATCCCCTTTTTGGGCGAGGAGAAAATCGCAACTTTTTCTCTCTCAG AGTCCAGGATGACGTTTTTGTGGAAAACACTGCTTGTTTGGGGATTGCTTCTTGCTGTGGCTGTAGGCCTGCCCAGGAAGAGGAGCTGA